From the genome of Flavobacterium luteolum, one region includes:
- a CDS encoding M1 family aminopeptidase, with translation MKIFYSLLCFFILIFNGFSQSKADELFENGVSEQLAHFRKKQISDLQYILSFEIPNQKTENINSQLFVNLNLSDLSQPLILDFKEKTSNIKTVEANGKKLSIVHENGHIIIPVSALILGKNTFSISFIAGNLSLNRNDDFLYTLLVPDRASTLFPCFDQPDLKATYKLKLSVPKDWSVLAGANVVEKLDKGDFTSYTFGESDKMSTYLFSFVAGKFKSATQKPGLEMTMLYRENSPEKFRVSADTIFNLHQQSLDFLEKYTNYKFPFQKLDFASIPVFQYGGMEHVGAIQYRESTLFLDNSATDSEKLNRAKLIAHETSHMWFGDLVTMKWFDDVWMKEVFANFMADKIMNPIFPKVNHNLQFFTAHYPSAYAEDRSLGTHPIKQHLANLKDAGSLYGAIIYNKAPIMMRQLEASMGKEAFQKGIQKYILKYANDNADWNNLVELLDAETPLDMKKWSDVWVNKSGRAIFTDQIEYDAKNRIKSFEIQQKAEDKSENIWPQVFQIGLVYAKEVKVLSVNINDKSTVIKEAIGLEKPLAVVYNYNGFGYGVFPLDGNNLNYIADLKEEMARASSYSNLYENTLIGNVSPEKAFECFLRGIQTEQNELVLRIATGSLNTIYWRFLTEKQQNKLQKKLEGVLYERLQANLSSNIKKTLFGLFSSIAYSNSAKASLYKVWNREISVPNLKLNEDDYTNMAMNLAIFNHSKADEILEKTRTSFTNPDKQKRFEFLLPSLSKDESVRNAFMESLKNDANREKESWVSVGLANIHHPLRHESAQKYIRFSLDLVDEIQRTGDIFFPKDWLDNTVGKYSSKYAFDEVQRFLKENPNFSPILKRKLFQATDLLYKAQNIKKETE, from the coding sequence ATGAAAATTTTCTACAGCCTTCTTTGTTTTTTTATCTTGATTTTCAATGGTTTTTCTCAGTCAAAAGCAGATGAATTATTTGAAAACGGTGTTTCTGAGCAGCTGGCACATTTTCGTAAAAAACAGATTTCAGATCTTCAATACATTTTGTCTTTTGAAATTCCGAATCAGAAAACAGAAAATATAAACTCTCAATTATTTGTAAACTTGAATTTATCTGATTTAAGTCAGCCTTTAATTTTAGATTTTAAAGAGAAAACATCCAATATAAAAACGGTTGAAGCAAATGGGAAAAAGCTTTCGATTGTTCATGAAAACGGACATATTATAATTCCGGTTTCCGCTTTGATTTTAGGAAAAAATACATTTTCAATTTCATTTATTGCAGGTAATTTGTCATTAAACAGAAACGACGATTTCTTATATACTTTATTAGTTCCAGATCGCGCCAGTACTTTATTTCCTTGCTTTGATCAGCCAGATTTAAAAGCAACCTATAAATTGAAACTTTCTGTGCCAAAAGATTGGTCGGTTTTGGCTGGAGCCAACGTTGTAGAGAAATTGGATAAAGGTGATTTTACGTCTTACACTTTTGGAGAATCGGACAAAATGAGTACCTATTTATTCTCTTTCGTTGCAGGAAAATTTAAAAGCGCGACACAAAAGCCAGGTTTAGAAATGACGATGTTGTATCGTGAAAATAGTCCGGAGAAATTTCGCGTAAGCGCTGATACTATTTTCAATTTACATCAACAATCTTTAGACTTTTTAGAAAAATATACGAATTATAAATTTCCGTTTCAAAAGTTAGATTTTGCTTCGATTCCTGTTTTTCAATATGGCGGAATGGAACATGTTGGTGCAATTCAATACAGAGAATCGACTTTGTTTTTGGATAACAGTGCAACTGACAGCGAGAAATTAAACCGAGCAAAACTCATCGCACACGAAACTTCACACATGTGGTTTGGCGATTTGGTAACCATGAAATGGTTTGACGACGTTTGGATGAAAGAGGTTTTTGCCAATTTTATGGCCGATAAAATCATGAATCCGATTTTTCCGAAAGTCAATCATAATCTGCAGTTTTTTACGGCGCATTATCCGAGCGCTTACGCGGAAGATCGATCTTTAGGAACACATCCGATCAAGCAGCATTTGGCGAATTTGAAAGATGCAGGTTCGCTTTACGGAGCTATTATTTACAACAAAGCACCCATTATGATGCGTCAGTTAGAAGCTTCGATGGGAAAGGAAGCGTTCCAGAAAGGAATTCAAAAATACATTCTAAAATACGCCAACGACAATGCTGATTGGAATAATCTGGTAGAACTTCTTGATGCTGAAACTCCGCTTGATATGAAAAAATGGAGCGATGTATGGGTAAATAAATCGGGGAGAGCCATTTTTACGGATCAAATAGAATATGATGCTAAAAACCGAATTAAAAGCTTTGAAATCCAGCAAAAAGCAGAAGATAAATCAGAGAATATCTGGCCTCAGGTTTTTCAGATTGGTTTAGTTTATGCTAAAGAGGTAAAAGTATTATCAGTCAATATTAATGATAAAAGTACAGTTATAAAAGAAGCTATCGGACTTGAAAAACCGCTTGCTGTTGTTTACAATTATAATGGTTTTGGATACGGTGTTTTTCCGCTTGACGGGAATAATTTAAATTATATTGCTGATTTAAAAGAGGAAATGGCGAGAGCTTCCAGTTATAGTAATCTTTACGAAAACACTTTGATTGGGAATGTTTCGCCAGAAAAAGCTTTTGAATGTTTTTTAAGAGGAATTCAGACGGAGCAAAATGAATTGGTTTTGCGAATAGCGACGGGAAGTTTAAATACGATCTATTGGAGATTTTTAACCGAAAAACAGCAGAATAAATTGCAGAAAAAACTTGAAGGCGTTTTATACGAGCGTTTGCAGGCTAATTTATCATCTAACATCAAAAAGACATTATTCGGATTGTTCAGTTCGATTGCGTATTCTAATTCGGCGAAAGCCAGTTTGTATAAGGTTTGGAATAGAGAAATCTCGGTTCCGAATTTGAAATTAAACGAAGACGATTACACCAATATGGCGATGAATCTGGCGATTTTCAACCATTCAAAAGCCGATGAAATCTTGGAGAAAACCAGAACTTCATTTACCAATCCAGACAAACAAAAGCGTTTTGAGTTTTTGCTTCCATCATTATCTAAAGATGAATCGGTTCGAAATGCGTTTATGGAATCTTTAAAAAACGATGCAAACCGTGAGAAAGAATCTTGGGTTTCGGTTGGTTTGGCAAATATTCATCATCCGCTTCGTCATGAAAGTGCGCAGAAATATATTAGATTTTCATTAGATTTGGTTGATGAAATTCAGCGAACAGGAGATATTTTCTTTCCGAAAGACTGGCTGGATAATACAGTTGGGAAATATTCGTCGAAATATGCTTTTGATGAAGTGCAAAGATTCTTAAAAGAAAACCCTAATTTTAGTCCGATCTTGAAACGCAAATTGTTTCAGGCGACAGATTTGCTTTATAAAGCACAAAATATTAAAAAAGAAACCGAATGA